A single genomic interval of Paralichthys olivaceus isolate ysfri-2021 chromosome 7, ASM2471397v2, whole genome shotgun sequence harbors:
- the cnot1 gene encoding CCR4-NOT transcription complex subunit 1 isoform X6, with protein sequence MNLDSLSLALSQISYLADNLTKKNYRASQQEIQHIVNRHGPEADRHLLRCLFSHVDFSGDGKSSGKDFHQTQFLIQECVSLISKPNFISTLCYAIDNPLHYQKSLKPSAHLFTQLSKVLKLSKVQEVIFGLALLNSSNTDLRGFAAQFIKQKLPDLLRSYVDADLGGNQEGGFQDIAIEVLHLLLSHLLFGQKGASGVGQEQIDAFLKTLCRDFPQERCPVVLAPLLYPEKRDILMDRILPDSGELAKTMMESSLSEFMQEVGYGFCASVDECRNIILQYGVREVTASQVARVLGMMARTHSGLTDGIPLQSISAPGSGIWSDGKDKNDGSQAHTWNVEVLIDVVKEVNPNLNFKEVTYELDHAGFIIRDSKGLQIVVYGIQRGLGIEVFPVDLIYRPWKHAEGQLSFIQHSLMSPEVFCFADYPCHNVATDILKAPPEDDNRGIATWKSLDLVESLLRLSEVGQYEQVKQLFSFPIKHCPDMLVLALLQISTSWHTLRHELISTLMPIFLGNHPNSAIILHYAWHGQGQSPSIRQLIMHSMAEWYMRGEQYDQAKLSRILDVAQDLKSLSMLLNGTPFAFVIDLAALASRREYLKLDKWLTDKIREHGEPFIQACVTFLKRRCPSIMGGLAPDKDQPKSAQLPPETLATMLACLQSCAGSVSQELSETILTMVANCSNVMNKARQPPPGVMPKGRAPSTSSLDAISPVQVPLCMDPLSSMGSLNLGGTATSHTQSMQGFPTSLSSAFSNPQSPAKAFPPLSNPNPSTPFGGIGSLSSQLPGMDSGPLSTGISSGIGSSLGMPTVSTDPFGTRKMSTPGLNPPTFQQSKMKASDLSQVWPEANQHFSKEIDDEANSYFQRIYNHPPHPTMSVDEVLEMLQRFKDSTIKREREVFNCMLRNLFEEYRFFPQYPDKELHITACLFGGIIEKGLVTYMALGLALRYVLEALRKPYGSKMYYFGIAALDRFKNRLKDYPQYCQHLASIAHFLQFPHHLQECVQYIEYGQQSRDPPVKMQGSITTPGSLALAQVQAQAQSQQPGGPKAPQPGPASTLVTTTTTTTTAAKTTTITRPTPSSFKKDVPPSINTTNIDTLLVATDQTERIVEPPENVQEKIAFIFNNLSQSNMTQKVEELKETVKDEFMPWVSQYLVMKRVSIEPNFHSLYSNFLDTLKNPEFVKMVLNETYRNIKVLLTSDKAAANFSDRSLLKNLGHWLGMITLAKNKPILYTDLEVKSLLLEAYVKGQQELLYVVPFVAKVLESSLRSMVFRPQNPWTMAIMNVLAELHQEHDLKLNLKFEIEVLCKNLSLDINDLKPGNLLKDKEKLKSLEEQLSAPKKEAKPPEELLPVSTTGDFVPFAAPPSTPAATTTACTTTGPPTPQFSYHDINVYALAGLAPHININVNIPLLQAHPQLKQCVRQSVERAVQELVHPVVDRSIKIAMTTCEQIIRKDFALDSEESRMRVAAHHMMRNLTAGMAMITCREPLLMSIATNLKNSFAAALRAPTPQQREMMEEAAARIAQDNCELACCFIQKTAVEKAGPEMDKRLATEFELRKHARQEGRRYCDPVVLTYQAERMPEQIRLKVGGVDPKQLAVYEEFARNVPGFLPSNDLSQPTGFLAQPMKQQAWATDDVAQIYDKCMADLEQHLHAIPPALAMNPLTQALRSLLEAVALARNSRDGIAALGLLQKAVEGLLDATSGADADLLLRYRECHLLVLKALQDGRAYGPQWCNKQITRCLIECRDEYKYNVEAVELLIRNHLVNMQQYDLHLAQSMENGLHYMAVAFAMQLVKLLLVDERSVSHVTEADLFHTIETLMRTCAHSRANAPEGLPQLMDVVRSNYEAMIDRAHGGPNFMMHSGISQASEYDDPPGLREKAEYLLREWVNLYHSAAAGRDSTKAFSAFVGQMHGQGILKTDDLITRFFRLCTEMCVEISYRAQAEQQHNPAASAAIIRAKCYHNLDAFVRLIALLVKHSGEATNTVTKINLLNKVLGIVVGVLIQDHDVRQTEFQQLPYHRIFIMLLLELNAPEHVLETINFQTLTAFCNTFHILRPTKAPGFVYAWLELISHRIFIARMLAHTPQQKGWPMYAQLLIDLFKYLAPFLRNVELNKPMQILYKGTLRVLLVLLHDFPEFLCDYHYGFCDVIPPNCIQLRNLILSAFPRNMRLPDPFTPNLKVDMLSEINIAPRILTNFTGVMPSQFKKDLDSYLKTRSPVTFLSELRSNLQVSNEPGNRYNIQLINALVLYVGTQAIAHIHNKGSTPSMSTITHSAHMDIFQNLAVDLDTEGRYLFLNAIANQLRYPNSHTHYFSCTMLYLFAEANTEAIQEQITRVLLERLIVNRPHPWGLLITFIELIKNPAFKFWSHDFVHCAPEIEKLFQSVAQCCMGQKQAQQVMEGTGAS encoded by the exons ATGAATCTTGATTCGCTCTCGCTGGCTTTGTCTCAAATCAGCTATCTGGCGGAcaatttaacaaagaaaaactacCGAGCCAGCCAGCAAGAAATACAACAT ATTGTAAATCGTCACGGTCCTGAGGCAGACAGGCATCTATTACGCTGTCTCTTCTCCCATGTGGATTTCAGTGGCGATGGTAAAAGCAGTGGCAAAGACTTTCACCAG ACACAGTTTCTGATCCAGGAGTGTGTGTCGCTGATATCAAAGCCAAACTTTATCTCAACTCTTTGTTACGCCATAGACAATCCCCTACACTACCAGAAG AGTTTGAAGCCATCTGCCCATTTATTCACTCAACTGAGTAAAGTTCTTAAGCTCAGCAAGGTCCAAGAG gTGATATTTGGACTTGCTTTGCTCAATTCCAGCAACACAGACCTTCGTGGCTTTG CTGCACAGTTCATCAAGCAGAAACTTCCAGATCTCCTGCGGTCATACGTTGACGCTGATCTCGGAGGAAACCAGGAAGGTGGCTTTCAAGACATTGCCATAGAGGTCTTGCACCTACTGCTCTCCCATCTACTGTTTGGCCAGAAGGGAGCCAGTGGGGTAGGGCAAGAGCAGATTGACGCCTTCCTGAAGACACTTTGCCGAG ATTTCCCCCAGGAGCGCTGCCCTGTGGTGCTCGCACCACTGCTGTACCCTGAAAAACGGGACATTCTCATGGACAGGATCCTACCAGACTCGGGGGAGTTGGCTAAGACCATGATGGAGAGTTCTCTCTCAGAATTCATGCAAGAAGTTGGCTATGGCTTCTGTGCAAG TGTGGATGAGTGCAGAAATATAATCCTCCAATATGGGGTGAGGGAGGTGACGGCCAGCCAGGTAGCCAGGGTCCTGGGCATGATGGCTCGTACACACTCTGGCCTAACTGATGGTATCCCCCTACAG TCCATCTCTGCTCCAGGTAGTGGTATCTGGAGTGATGGTAAGGATAAGAACGATGGTTCGCAGGCACACACATGGAATGTCGAGGTTCTCATCGACGTTGTCAAAGAAGTT AATCCCAACCTGAACTTCAAAGAGGTGACGTACGAACTGGACCATGCAGGCTTTATAATCCGTGACAGTAAAGGCCTGCAAATTGTGGTTTATGGCATTCAGAGGGGATTGGGAATCGAGGTCTTCCCTGTCGATCTCATCTATCGGCCATGGAAACACGCAGAGGGACAG ctgTCATTCATTCAACACTCTCTGATGagtccagaagtgttttgtttcGCTGACTACCCCTGTCACAATGTGGCCACTGACATCCTCAAGGCCCCACCAGAGGATGACAACAGGGGGATTGCCACATG GAAAAGTCTGGACCTGGTCGAGAGCCTGCTCAGGCTGTCTGAGGTGGGCCAGTACGAGCAGGTGAAGCAGTTGTTCAGCTTCCCAATCAAACACTGCCCAGACATGTTGGTGTTGGCATTACTGCAGATCTCCACCTCCTGGCACACACTGCGCCATGAGCTCATCTCTACCCTAATGCCCATCTTTCTGGGCAACCACCCCAACTCTGCCATTATCCTGCACTACGCCTGGCATGGACAG GGACAGTCTCCATCCATCCGTCAGTTAATAATGCATTCGATGGCAGAGTGGTACATGAGAGGGGAGCAGTATGACCAAGCCAAGTTGTCTCGCATCCTGGATGTGGCCCAGGACTTGAAG tcTCTATCGATGCTGCTGAATGGTACTCCATTTGCCTTTGTTATTGACCTCGCTGCACTTGCCTCGCGCCGTGAATACCTCAAACTTGATAAATGGCTGACTGACAAAATCAGAGAGCATGGG gaaCCTTTTATCCAGGCGTGTGTGACATTCCTAAAGAGGCGCTGCCCATCCATTATGGGAGGTCTGGCCCCTGATAAGGACCAGCCCAAAAGTGCCCAGCTCCCGCCAGAGACCTTAGCCACCATGCTGGCCTGCCTGCAGTCCTGTGCTGG GAGTGTGTCCCAGGAGTTGTCAGAGACTATCCTCACCATGGTTGCCAACTGCAGCAATGTGATGAATAAAGCTCGGCAGCCACCACCAGGGGTGATGCCCAAGGGCCGTGCCCCCAGCACCAGCAGCCTGGATGCCATCTCACCTGTACAGGTACCTTTATGT ATGGACCCTCTCTCAAGCATGGGTTCCTTGAACTTAGGGGGCACAGCCACCTCACACACCCAGAGCATGCAAGGTTTCCCCACCTCACTGAGTTCAGCTTTTAGTAATCCCCAGTCCCCAGCTAAGGCCTTCCCCCCACTGTCCAACCCCAACCCCAGCACACCATTTGGGGGAATTGGCAGTCTGTCCTCACAGCTCCCTGGTATGGACTCTG GTCCCCTGAGCACAGGCATCAGCTCTGGTATTGGCTCTAGTCTGGGGATGCCAACAGTAAGCACTGACCCTTTTGGCACCAGGAAGATGAGCACACCAGGCTTGAATCCACCTACCTTTCAGCAGAGTAAGATGAAGGCCT CTGACCTTTCTCAGGTGTGGCCCGAGGCAAACCAGCACTTTAGCAAGGAGATAGATGATGAAGCAAACAGTTACTTCCAGCGCATCTACAACCACCCACCTCACCCAACCATGTCCGTGGATGAA GTACTTGAGATGCTGCAGAGGTTCAAGGATTCAACCATCAAGCGGGAGCGAGAGGTGTTCAACTGCATGCTTCGGAACCTGTTTGAGGAATATCGGTTCTTCCCCCAGTACCCAGACAAGGAGCTGCACATCACTGCCTGCCTTTTTGGTGGAATTATCGAGAAGGGTCTTGTCACCTACATGGCCCTTGGCTTAGCCCTCCGATATGTCCTTGAAGCCTTAAGAAAACCCTACGGATCCAAAATGTATTACTTTGGAATAGCTGCCCTAGATAGGTTCAAAAACAG ACTAAAGGACTATCCTCAGTATTGTCAACACTTGGCTTCAATTGCCCACTTCTTGCAGTTCCCCCACCATTTACAAGA GTGTGTGCAGTATATCGAGTATGGCCAACAGTCACGGGACCCTCCGGTGAAGATGCAAGGCTCCATCACCACACCTGGTAGTCTGGCACTGGCACAAGTTCAAGCCCAGGCTCAATCGCAGCAACCTGGTGGCCCTAAAGCCCCACAACCTGGTCCGGCCAGCACCCTCGTCACCACCACAACGACCACAACCACAGCAGCAAAGACCACCACCATAACAAGACCAACGCCCAGCAGCTTCAAGAAGGATGTGCCT CCCTCCATAAACACTACCAACATTGACACACTGCTTGTGGCCACTGACCAAACCGAAAGGATTGTAGagcctccagagaatgtccaggAGAAGATagcttttattttcaacaacCTGTCTCAGTCCAACATGACACAGAAG GTGGAGGAGTTGAAAGAGACTGTGAAGGATGAGTTTATGCCCTGGGTGTCTCAGTACCTTGTGATGAAGCGTGTCAGCATAGAGCCCAACTTCCACAGTCTGTACTCCAACTTTCTGGACACTCTCAAGAACCCAGAGTTTGTCAAGATGGTCCTCAATGAGACTTACAGGAACATCaag GTGCTCTTGACCTCGGACAAGGCAGCTGCCAATTTCTCTGATCGCTCCCTGCTGAAGAATCTGGGCCACTGGTTGGGGATGATTACACTGGCTAAAAACAAGCCTATCCTCTATACA gATCTGGAAGTCAAGTCTCTGCTTCTAGAAGCCTATGTGAAAGGCCAGCAGGAATTACTTTATGTGGTTCCCTTTGTGGCCAAGGTTTTGGAATCTAGTCTTCGGAGCATG GTTTTCAGGCCCCAGAATCCCTGGACTATGGCCATCATGAATGTCCTTGCTGAGCTTCATCAGGAACATGACCTCAAG cttaACTTAAAGTTTGAGATTGAAGTTCTGTGTAAGAACTTGTCTCTGGACATAAATGACCTGAAGCCAGGAAACCTCCTGAAGGACAAGGAGAAGCTGAAGAGTCTAGAGGAACAACTTTCTGCACCAAAGAAGGAGGCAAAACCCCCAGAAGAGTTGCTACCAGTCTCTACCACAG GAGACTTTGTCCCATTCGCAGCTCCTCCCTCAACCCCAGCTGCCACCACCACCGCCTGCACAACCACTGGGCCCCCAACCCCACAGTTCAGTTACCATGACATCAATGTGTATGCCTTGGCTGGCCTGGCTCCACACATCAATATAAATGTCAAT ATCCCTCTGCTACAGGCCCATCCTCAGTTGAAGCAGTGTGTACGGCAATCAGTAGAGCGAGCCGTCCAGGAGCTAGTGCATCCTGTGGTTGATCGCTCCATTAAAATTGCTATGACAACCTGTGAGCAGATCATCAGGAAGGACTTTGCCCTGGATTCAGAGGAGTCCCGCATGCGTGTCGCTGCCCATCATAtgatgagaaacctgaccgctGGCATGGCCATGATCACCTGCCGTGAGCCGCTGCTCATGAGCATCGCCACCAACCTGAAGAACAGTTTTGCTGCTGCTCTTAGG GCACCAACCCCACAACAAAGGGAAATGATGGAAGAGGCTGCTGCTCGGATTGCTCAAGACAACTGTGAATTAGCTTGTTGCTTCATTCAGAAAACAGCTGTGGAGAAGGCTGGTCCTGAAATGGACAAGAGACTGGCCACA GAGTTTGAGCTGAGGAAGCATGCACGTCAGGAGGGACGGCGTTATTGTGATCCTGTTGTTCTGACTTACCAAGCTGAACGTATGCCTGAGCAGATAAGACTCAAG GTAGGAGGAGTGGACCCGAAGCAACTGGCTGTATATGAGGAGTTTGCCAGAAATGTTCCCGGTTTCTTGCCCAGTAATGATCTCTCACAACCCACTGGCTTCCTGGCTCAGCCCATGAAG caacaGGCATGGGCCACAGATGATGTGGCTCAGATCTACGATAAGTGCATGGCAGACTTGGAGCAACATCTTCATGCCATTCCCCCTGCCCTTGCCATGAACCCCTTGACCCAGGCCCTGCGCAGCCTGCTGGAGGCTGTGGCTTTGGCACGTAACTCCAGGGACGGCATCGCTGCACTTGGCCTCCTGCAGAAG GCTGTGGAAGGTCTTCTTGATGCCACTAGTGGAGCTGATGCTGACTTGCTGCTTCGCTACAGAGAGTGCCACCTGCTGGTGCTCAAAGCCCTGCAGGATGGACGTGCCTATGGACCACAGTGGTGCAATAAGCAGATCACCAG GTGTCTGATAGAATGCCGTGATGAGTACAAATACAACGTAGAGGCTGTTGAGCTTCTGATCAGAAACCATCTTGTGAATATGCAGCAGTATGACTTGCACCTGGCACAG tcaATGGAAAATGGATTGCACTACATGGCAGTTGCATTCGCCATGCAGTTGGTGAAGCTGCTGCTTGTGGATGAACGCAGTGTCAGCCATGTCACAGAGGCCGACCTCTTTCACACCATTGAGACTTTGATGAGGACCTGTGCACACTCCAGAGCCAACGCACCCGAGGG GCTTCCCCAGCTCATGGATGTTGTTCGCTCCAACTATGAAGCCATGATTGACCGGGCCCACGGTGGACCCAACTTTATGATGCACTCTGGGATTTCACAGGCTTCAGAATACGACGATCCCCCAGGCCTGAGGGAGAAAGCAGAGTACCTCTTGAGGGAATGGGTGAACCTGTATCACTCAGCTGCTGCCGGCAGGGACAGTACCAAAGCATTCTCTGCCTTTGTTGGACAG ATGCACGGACAGGGGATCTTAAAGACAGATGATCTGATCACAAGGTTCTTCCGGCTGtgcacagaaatgtgtgtggaGATCAGCTATCGGGCACaagctgagcagcagcacaacCCAGCAGCCAGCGCAGCTATTATCAGAGCCAAGTGTTACCACAACCTGGATGCCTTTGTTAGGCTCATAGCCCTGCTGGTCAAACACTCTGGAGAGGCcaccaacacagtgacaaagaTCAACCTCCTCAACAAG GTGCTGGGTATCGTTGTTGGGGTGTTGATCCAGGACCATGATGTCCGTCAGACAGAATTCCAACAGCTGCCATACCACCGCATTTTCATCATGCTGCTGTTGGAGCTCAATGCTCCTGAACACGTCTTGGAGACCATCAACTTCCAGACACTCACTGCCTTCTG CAATACCTTCCACATCCTGAGACCCACCAAAGCACCTGGCTTTGTGTACGCCTGGCTGGAACTCATCTCCCATCGCATCTTCATTGCCAGGATGCTCGCGCACACACCACAGCAGAAG GGTTGGCCCATGTACGCACAGCTGCTGATTGATCTCTTCAAGTACCTGGCCCCTTTCCTGAGGAATGTAGAACTCAACAAACCTATGCAAATCCTCTACAAG GGTACACTGCGAGTGCTCCTGGTCCTGCTGCATGATTTCCCAGAGTTCCTGTGTGACTATCACTACGGCTTCTGTGATGTTATTCCACCCAACTGCATCCAGCTCCGCAACCTCATCCTCAGTGCCTTCCCACGCAACATGAGGCTCCCGGATCCGTTCACACCCAATCTCAAG GTGGACATGCTGAGTGAGATCAACATCGCTCCCCGTATCCTCACCAACTTCACAGGCGTCATGCCTTCGCAGTTCAAGAAGGACCTGGACTCGTATCTGAAGACACGATCACCAGTCACTTTCCTTTCAGAGCTGCGCAGCAACCTGCAG gTGTCCAATGAGCCGGGAAATCGCTACAACATCCAGCTGATCAATGCTCTCGTGCTGTACGTAGGCACACAGGCCATCGCTCACATCCACAACAAGGGCAGCACACCCTCCATGAGCACCATCACTCACTCTGCACACATGGACATCTTCCAGAACCTGGCCGTGGACCTGGACACTGAGG GGCGTTACCTGTTCTTGAACGCGATCGCAAATCAGCTGCGTTACCCCAACAGTCACACTCACTACTTCAGCTGCACCATGCTCTATCTGTTTGCTGAAGCCAACACAGAGGCCATCCAAGAGCAGATCACCAG GGTTCTGTTGGAGAGGCTGATTGTGAACAGGCCTCACCCATGGGGTCTCCTCATCACCTTCATCGAGCTGATCAAGAATCCTGCCTTCAAGTTCTGGAGCCACGACTTTGTGCACTGTGCCCCTGAGATTGAAAA GCTGTTCCAGTCTGTAGCTCAGTGCTGCATGGGACAGAAGCAGGCCCAGCAGGTGATGGAAGGCACCGGTGCCAGCTAG